Sequence from the Anaerolineales bacterium genome:
TGAACCCGCGCAGAACACGAGCGGCACGTGTCTCGTCGCTATTGACTTGCGCAGTGTAAACCCCACATCGCGACCTTGTGAGGGCAAACGACTCAGATCGATCACGATCACGTCCGGGATATTAGCCTGGATCTTGCGCAACGTATTACGAGAGAATTTCTCGAATTCAGGTTCGAATCCTTCCTCCCGTATCCGATCCAGGCATGCACGTGCTTCCACATCGTTCCAATGGATCAACCGCACACGTTGCATACCCTATTCCTTTGAAGTTCAAACTGCCGCATATCATAATGTCTATGCGCAATGTTAGATGCGAAGCTCGACAACGTCACCATCCTGCAATATATAATCACGCCCGACCATGATGCCGTCGTGTTCGGCGCTGCCCCACACGCGGGCGCTTTTGAGCTGCTTATAGAAATCCTGATGCACTTTACCTGCGAATTCCTCCACCGTGCACCCGCGATCGAGGATGAACGGTGATTGATAATCGGGTTCCCTTCCAGGCGCCTTCGAATAAACGCGAATGATATCCAATTGCTCGAAAAGGATCTCCTTCAAACGATCCAGATTCCTCCCTGTCTTCGCAGAGATGGGCAAAAGCGGCCAATCCTGCTCGAGCAAGGTTTTAAAGATCTCGAAGTTTTCATCTATGGCCTCATCGTCGTTCTTATTGGCCAGGACGAGCACGGGCTTTACTGAGAGGGTTTGATTGGCGGCATCCTCTTGGGCAATATGCGCCGGGACGATTCTGTTTTCCCGCAGCAGATCAACAACGGAATGTAATTGTGAAAGTGGATCGGCGCGAATATCCACTACGATGAGAATAATATCTGCCCGGCGGATGAGTTCGATCAATTCCGGCTCGATGAATTCACGATTGGTCGGTGGAGTGTCGATAAGTTGAAATTGAACGTTTTCGTAGCGCATCATCCCAGGAGTCGGTTTCCACGTGGTAAAAGGATAATCGGCGACCTCGGGTTTGGCGTTGGTGAGTGTAGACACGAGCATGGACTTGCCAACGTTGGCATGCCCGATCACTGCGATTTGTCCCGCGCCTTCCTTATCGATGTGAAACGCAGATTCCTGTCGGCTTACAGCCTTTCGGGCTTGTGCAGTGGATTTCAATTTGGATAGTTTCTTGCGCAAATCACCGCGTAGTTTGTCGGTTCCCTTATGTTTGGGAATTTTGGTTAGCATTTCCTCGAGGCAAGCAACCTTTTCCTCCGGTGTGCTCGCCGAACGATAGCGCGCTTCGACCTCAAAATAGTCTGGGGGAAGATTTGTAGGCATCGCTATTCAATCAATTCATCACGACCGCAATGGAAGTGTATAAAACCTCGAAGCCAATTTACACACCCATTCAGACCGGCTTCGCCTAATGATTATATACGCGATCAACCCGGGGAAAAAAAGCGTTGCTTCATTTGTGCCGATCCGCATTTATTACGATCCCTCCCGGAAAAGCAACTACACAATAGACGAAGTGAGGCTTTTCAAGATAGAATTATAAATAAGGAGACGAGTGAATGACACCTGGTTTTAAGGAACAAGTAACTCAACTGCGCGATCAAGTTATCAATGAATCCCTGAGGTTCCTGCATCTTTCCCAAGACACCGTATCCGGGAAAATCATCGGCGGTATGCTTGCGTCGCCCGCAATGCGGCTCGCCGAGCTGGTGCAGTCATTCGATCAACTCGTTGCCGGTTCAGGACTACACGAAGCATCCCGGCGAATGCTCGATCGCTTCGTCCGCTATTTCGAGG
This genomic interval carries:
- a CDS encoding 50S ribosome-binding GTPase codes for the protein MPTNLPPDYFEVEARYRSASTPEEKVACLEEMLTKIPKHKGTDKLRGDLRKKLSKLKSTAQARKAVSRQESAFHIDKEGAGQIAVIGHANVGKSMLVSTLTNAKPEVADYPFTTWKPTPGMMRYENVQFQLIDTPPTNREFIEPELIELIRRADIILIVVDIRADPLSQLHSVVDLLRENRIVPAHIAQEDAANQTLSVKPVLVLANKNDDEAIDENFEIFKTLLEQDWPLLPISAKTGRNLDRLKEILFEQLDIIRVYSKAPGREPDYQSPFILDRGCTVEEFAGKVHQDFYKQLKSARVWGSAEHDGIMVGRDYILQDGDVVELRI